The Watersipora subatra chromosome 1, tzWatSuba1.1, whole genome shotgun sequence genome has a window encoding:
- the LOC137394030 gene encoding large ribosomal subunit protein eL15-like, which yields MGAYRYVSELWRKKQSDVMRFLLRIRSWQYRQLNVLHRVPKPTRPDRARRLGYKSKQGYVIFRIRVRRGGRKRPVPKGQTMGKPTNQGVNQLKNQRTHQAIAEERVGRKCGALRVLNSYWVAQDSTFKFYEVICMDPFHPVIRRNPDTQWITKPVMKHREMRGLTSANKKSRGLGKGRRYSKTNGGSRWASWHRRNVQKFHRKR from the exons ATGGGTGCGTACAGGTATGTCTCGGAGCTTTGGCGCAAAAAACAGAGCGATGTTATGAGATTTTTGCTTAGGATTCGCTCATGGCAATATAGGCAATTAAACGTCCTGCACAGAGTCCCCAAACCAACTCGCCCAGATCGTGCCAGGCGTCTAGGATACAAGTCTAAACAAG GTTATGTCATCTTCCGTATACGTGTACGACGAGGAGGCCGTAAAAGACCTGTGCCTAAAGGTCAAACTATGGGAAAGCCTACAAACCAGGGTGTGAACCAGTTGAAAAATCAGAGGACTCATCAGGCAATTGCAGAG GAACGAGTTGGCCGAAAATGTGGAGCTCTTAGGGTGTTGAACTCCTATTGGGTGGCACAAGATtctacttttaaattttatgaagTTATTTGTATGGATCCTTTCCACCCAGTTATCCGTAGAAACCCTGACACCCAATGGATCACTAAGCCTGTCATGAAGCATCGTGAAATGCGTGGTCTCACTTCAGCCAATAAGAAGTCACGAGGCTTGGGCAAGGGAAGGCGATACAGCAAAACCAATGGTGGATCAAGATGGGCAAGCTGGCATCGCCGCAATGTGCAGAAGTTCCACAGAAAGAGATAG